One Rubinisphaera margarita DNA window includes the following coding sequences:
- a CDS encoding YHYH protein, with translation MKKHPLIAGGVLVFGVLTLVLVAQPPRRGMHRVTQKGELQLVPATSDPNVESRVSIKIVGDQRVITANGIPNHRTGRFPNRGNPNPITAQSHAFRVPANPEVADETTPLRGMFGIAINGVPFDPGAAEFYATAPDWQYEPLSGAINLGLDFSHAHVQPNGKYHYHGLPSGLLDRVTMSSEKHSPLIGWAADGFPIYAVYGYSDAEDSSSAIKKLTSSYQLRKGDRPGDPAPDGTYDGTFVNDYEFVAGSGDLDECNGRHAITPEFPDGTYAYFLTEDWPVIPRNFRGTPAEEFSHRGPPPGGRGPGGRPGPPPGRPPR, from the coding sequence ATGAAAAAGCATCCGCTCATTGCCGGCGGCGTCCTCGTTTTTGGAGTTTTGACCCTCGTCCTGGTGGCCCAGCCACCGCGTCGCGGCATGCACCGGGTGACACAAAAAGGCGAGCTTCAGCTCGTGCCGGCGACGTCGGATCCGAATGTCGAGAGTCGCGTTTCCATCAAGATCGTCGGGGACCAGCGGGTCATTACTGCCAACGGGATTCCGAACCACAGGACCGGACGCTTTCCCAATCGGGGAAACCCGAATCCGATAACCGCTCAATCCCATGCCTTCCGCGTCCCGGCAAATCCGGAAGTCGCCGATGAGACCACGCCGTTGCGGGGAATGTTCGGCATCGCCATCAACGGAGTCCCGTTCGATCCCGGCGCAGCCGAGTTCTACGCGACCGCTCCCGACTGGCAGTATGAACCGCTTTCCGGCGCGATCAATCTGGGATTGGATTTCTCCCACGCTCACGTGCAGCCCAACGGGAAGTATCATTATCACGGGTTGCCGTCGGGATTGCTGGATCGCGTGACGATGAGTTCCGAGAAGCATTCGCCGCTGATCGGCTGGGCAGCCGATGGATTTCCAATCTACGCCGTCTATGGCTACAGCGATGCCGAAGATTCGTCATCCGCGATCAAAAAACTGACCTCCAGTTATCAGCTCAGGAAAGGAGATCGTCCGGGAGATCCCGCCCCCGACGGTACGTATGACGGAACGTTCGTGAACGACTACGAATTCGTCGCCGGCTCGGGCGATCTCGACGAGTGCAACGGACGTCACGCCATCACTCCCGAGTTCCCCGACGGAACCTACGCTTACTTTCTGACGGAAGACTGGCCCGTAATCCCGAGAAACTTCCGGGGCACACCGGCCGAAGAGTTCAGCCATCGCGGTCCGCCGCCGGGCGGGCGCGGTCCCGGTGGACGTCCCGGACCACCCCCGGGACGACCACCTCGATAA